ACATGGCCTTGATGTCGCCTTGGATGCCGGCGCCGCCTCCCGAATCGGACCCGGCGATGGTCAAGACCTGTTTCAACACGTTCATGGGCTGTAGTCCTTGGTGATCGAAACAGACGGTTGCGCGGTCGGATTATGCAGAGCAGGCCATGCGATGCTCGACCTTCCGGATACGCAGAATCTGAAGTTCCGAACGAGTATCAGGGCACATTATACTCAGCGATATCGCGCTGTCCAGCGGAGGCCATCACGGTTCTCGCGCGATCTCGACCCGCAGAATCGTGTTGCCCAGATAATGCAGGCGGACCAACAGCCCTTCGCGGATCACGCCCCCTTGGCTGGCCGGTTGATGGTAGCCGCCGGACGGCACGAAGTCGGAGTAATGGAAGCCCGCGCCGTTAACGAAGAAGGACTCGAAGCCGTGCCCGTCGTGCATCCGAAACTCATAGTTGGAGACATGGCCCTCCACGACCTGTGTCTGTTGCCTCGCCAGGGCCTGGGTCAATCGGTAATGGTCCAGCACCTGCTTGAGACACCAGAAGAGGCCCATGATCATCAAGGCGATGCCGACGACTCGCCAGGAACGGGAGCTGCGGCAGAAGCGAAGCGCGAGGACGACCGCGCCCAGGACGAACCCGGTGGCCCCCACGATCAGGACCGGCCAGGGAAACGTCTGCCACGAAATCTCGAAGACGGTTTCGTAGGGCATGGGGTCGGGGAATCGTGAAACGTTAAGCGTCAATCGTCATTGGTCGCTCGCAAGACGTGAGGCGTGAAACGTGAGACGTAAGAGGAAAGACCGCGCAGATACCCACAGAGCTTGCGTTGTTCCTCTCGCGTCTGACGTCTCACCTTTGACGCGACGGGTCAGGGGGTAGCTTGCGCGTCGGGGGCCGGCAATGTCTCGCGCGGCGGGAGAATAAAGTCGCGCGGTTGGTTCACGAGGCGCCGCAGGAGGCGGCGGCCCAACTCGATGATCTCCGAACGTTGAACCTCGTAAGCCCGCAGCGCGGTCATCAACGACAGCAGAAAGCTCACGCCGAGGTTCAACACGAACATCGTCGCCACGCCAGCCATAGCCTTGAGAAACCACCCTTCGCGATACCACTCCACGTCGAGGGAGGCGCTGGCGAGCGCCAAGGTGCCGGTGGACAGCGTGACGTGTCGGACGTCGAGCGGCAGGCCGAAAAAGGCGCCGAGGGCGGGCGTCATCCCCAGCATCATCCCGAGGGAAATGTTGGTGCCCCAGCCGCCGATGTTGTGGGCAATGTGGTCGGCCAGCCGCTGGAGGCGCACGGCGCCGAGGCGGCTGCCCCATCGATGTTCCGCCAAGGCTTGCGGCAGCCGGTGATACACGGCCCAGTTTTCAATCCATCCGCCGGCGAGGCTGGACAGCCACAGGATCACGCCGGTCAGGGCGGCAAACATCACCGTGCCGCTGTCGAGCGGGCTGAGCGTGTGGTACACGTGCTCGGCCGCGTCGAAGTCCAGCAGCGGCCGGCCGACAATCACGCGCCAACAGCCGACCAGCGCATAAGCCGCCAGCGACACGACCACGACGTTGCTGACGGCGGCGGCAATTTGGGAATGCGAGATCTTGGTCATGAAGTCCACGATGCGGTCCAGCCGGGCCGATCCTCGCTGATCGCGCATGATCGTGGCCAGGGTCGCCGCCGTCATCGCCGGCTGTTTCGTGGCCAACATCAAGCCGAAGGTTTGCATGAGCATGAAACTGACGGCGTAATTCAGCCCGTAGGCAAACCCTTCCAGAAACGGAGCCAGCGCCAATCCAAAGATCAGCATCTTGAAGGCCGCGGTGAACGAAGTCAGGATACCTCCGCCGGCCGCGGCCACCCAGATATGCCGATACTCCTCGCGGTCCTGCGCGATGTAGTGCTCGCCAGTCTGGCCGGACCGATCCACGATCTTTTTATGCAACAGCCTGGTGCTGGCCTTCGCGAGGTAGGAGGCGCTGCAATCCTGCAGGCTGGCCTGGATCAGATCGGTGAGAAAGGTGTGAAGGGTCATGGCGTATTGGTTGTCATCACGGGCGGTGATGATGTCCAGCATGTTGTCCATGCGGCGCAGGCAGTATTGCAGCACGTCCAGCCCATACACGATATCGACGCTGACGCCGGTGGTTTCCAAGTGGCGCTGAATCCATCGCATTTCGTTCCGGCAAGCGGACAGCTCGCGCCGCCATTCCAGCGCGAGGGCCTCAAGCTCGCCGCCCTGCTGCCATGCCGTCACAAGCTGTTCGCTGAGCTGCGCCAGCCGGTAGAAGGGAGAGAGCGTGACCTCGTCCGGACGATGGCTTCGAGCGCGCAATTTTTCCGAGAGGCCTTGGCCTTGCACCCGGATGGCCAACAGGCGAAACCCGTCGGCAAAGGCCTTGCGAAGCGCCTTCACCTGCTCCGGCGTGGACCGGGGCGTCAAGGCGCGAACGATGCGGGCGAACAGCGGGGGCGGAATGTCCGAGAACCACTGGACTTCGACCGGGTGGCGATACTGGCGCTGGAGGAGATGCGAGAGGTCCCGGTCGTTGCGAAGCGTCGGGAGGATCTTCCGCACCACCCGGTCGGCGAATTCGACCACGAAGCCCCGGTCGCAGGGCAGGCCAGACTCGCCGAACAGGGTGACCGCATTCGTTTCCTGGAGGATGTTATCGATCGCGTCCTGGACGCGAGCGCGGACTTCCGGGACCCGTTCCAGCACGTCGAGCAGCAACTCCCAATAGAGGTAGGCCTCCCGCCACTTCATGCGGATGCCGAGGAGGCGGATGCTCGAACTAGTACCCAGGCGAGTCCAGTGAATCAGGCGGAGCCAGGCATCCAATCGCTCGGCCAGCGAGGGGGCGGTGACGAATGCCTGAAGGTGATCGGCCAACGCCCGCTTGGCCTCGTTTTCTTCGCTCTGCGGCCCGAAGAACGCAAGCACTTGCTCGCGCACCGACGGTAGGCCTGACGGTGGCGCCGCATCAGCGGAAGTGGTCGAAGACGAGGGCGATGAGGTCGTCATGGCTCAAGGAAGAACGAACGACTCGGCTACGTTCCCGAAGTCGATATCGGCGGTTTGAGGTTACCATACTCGGCCGCCGGCAGGACAAGGGGTGGGCGGTGGAAACACACTCCTCCTAAACGCGCGGCAGAGGCTGGTGGGCGAACGCTTCAGTGAACAAGCGAGCAATGCAAGTTTGGTTCACGGTCAGCAGCAACGGCGAGACAGGCGGTGGCCTGCAATGGGCCGGGTGTGGCTCACGAGCGAGCCTGCATCACTTGTTGAATCCGCGTCAGCTCCCGCCGAGCCTGTTCTCGAATCTGCGGCCGAGTAAACCGCCTTTCTTCCTGTAGGGATTTCAGGAGAGCGTCCGCGACGATCTTGTTGCCGAGCGGGGAGAGATGGCCCCAGGTGCCGACCGTCAGGTCTTCCGTCTTGACCCGTCGGTCGTACTGAATAAAGGCATCGAGGACGTCGATGTGGCGATACCCCTTGGCCTTGAAGACATCGAGGAGCGGTTCATAGCGGCGCGGCGCTTGACGATGGTATCGATCGAGATCGCCAAGGTCAGGATAAATCAGGATCACCGGGAGCGATTGGTGAGTTAAGGCCTCACGATAAAATGCGTCGAAGATCTTCACGGTCAGCGCAAATGCCTCTGAATGGACGTTGTACATGCCGTCGGCGCGGAAGATTCCATCCCATCGGGTGCTTGCGGCATGCCAAGCCATGCGGGCCAGGCGCACACTGCGAAGCCAATCGAAAGGGCTGGGGTGGTAGTGCGTTCGGTAGAAATAGTCATCATGCCCGATCTCCGCAAGCACCTCCCGATCATGAGTCAGTAGCCGCTCATATGAAGACACGGTCGAAAGAGGGTTCGGGAGCAGGACCAGTTCCGCCTCTCGCACGACAAACCGCGGCTTCGTGAAGAGGTGGGACCAATATAAGCGATGATAGAACGGGCGGAAGACGTTCACATTCCGGCGGATATTCTCCGACATGAACCCGATGACCACGATGTCGGAGCCGAAGCGGGCTCCCTCGGTGTGATAGCGCAGGTAGGCTTGATCGAGGCCATAGGCGGGAACCGCGAAGTTCAACACCTCCAGTCGAGGATCACTGCGGCCGAGCTGCTCCTCCCAGGTATCGCGATCGAGGACCTCGCTGCCGAACGTAAACGAGTCCCCGAAGGCGGAGATCCGAAGGATATCGGGCGCCGGCTCTAGAGTGTATTCCCTCTTGCCCCGGATTCCCTGACTGTTGCTCGTAAAGTCCTGCGTTGTGTTGGCCTTTGGCACAGTCCATCCCAAGGTTGGATGATGACTGCCGAACGTACCGGCCGTTCGGTATTCGTCGAGGCGGAGGCGAAGGCGTGTCCGCTGTTCGTCGGACAATGAGGCGCTCAGGGGAGCATAGGAGATACCAAAGGTCGAGAGCACATAAAGCGCGAGGTACGACATGCCCTCAAGCGAAGCAAAAAGCAGCAGGCAGGTCAGGAGTGAGGTGGTGATTAGCCTTCGCATGCGCTGGTCGATAGGTCGACTCTACCTCCCTGGCCCTTGTTACGCTAAGGTTGGGACAGAAGGCTCGCGACGCGTCCGTTGCGTCGCCACTCTAGGAGGTGTCCTTCCATGTCCCGTCATCCTGCGGCCTCTGCGAGCGCGCGAGACGATCCTGCCCTTACCCGTTCCACTCCTCAGACCGGCCATTCCTCCTCCGTCCATGCCATCTCCCAAAACATCCACTCATAGCGCGAGCTGATCACGAAAGCTTCCTCCATGCGGCGACGTTCTTCGCGTCCGGCTGTCTTGGCCCATTGGTCCACCTTGGCCCGCATCCAGCGTTGCACCTCCGCAAATTCGGGCGAGGCATAGAGCATCAGCCAGTTGCGATAGGGATGGCTCTTCTTGGGCGGGCCCTGTTTGAGCAGGTGCTGGCCGACCACGCAATAGATCCAGGCGCAGGGGAGAGCGACGACCGCGATCTCGCAGGCGGAGCCGGCTGCCGCCACCGCAAGCATGTGGCGGGTATAGGCGTAATTGGTCGGTGCCATCGGCACGGAGGTCATTTGCGTAGCCGTCATCTTCCACTGTTTACCGTAACTTTCATGAAGGCTCCGTTCCACGACGATCGTCTCTTCCGACAGCTTGGTGAAGCGCAGAGCTGATTCCGAATCGGGAGCCCGTTGCGCGCCGGCCGCAAAGACGCGGGCGAGGTCGCTGAGAAACCGAGCGTCCTGCAGGATGTAGTAGCGGAACTTCCGCTCGGGCAACGTGCCGTTCCCCAACGCGACAACGAACGGATGGCGGAGTTGCGCTTTCCAGATGGGCTCGGCCAGTTTGCGCAAGTGAGCTGAAAACGACATGAATGACTCCCGCTTAACGAATGACGTTTGACGGTTTTAGACTCGCGGCGCCCAGGGGCGTGGAAGCCGGTTCATGCCGTCCAGCGCGGCCACGCGGTAACATTCGGCCAGGGTCGGATAGTTGAAGACCGTATCGACGAAGTACTCGATCGTGCCCTTGAGCGCCATGACCGCCTGGCCGATGTGGATCAATTCCGTGGCCCCTTCGCCGATCGCATGGACCCCCAGCAGGTCTCGGGTCTTGGGGTGAAAGAGCAGTTTCAGCATGCCGGTTTCATCCCCGATCAATTGGCCCCGCGCGATCTCGCGATAGCGGGCGATCCCCACGGCGTAGGGAATGCCCGCCTGGGTGAGCTCATCTTCATTCCTCCCGACCATGGAAATTTCCGGGATGGAATAGATGCCGTAAGGCAGCAACGTGGTTTCCACCTGACTCGGCAATCCGAACGCATGGCAGGAGGCCAGCCGTCCCTGTTGCATGGAGGTCGAGGCCAGCGCCGGGAACCCGATGATGTCGCCGACCGCATAGATGTGCGGCACCTCGGTTTGAAAGTACTTGTTGACCTTGATCCGGCCCCGGTCGTCCGGCGTGATCCCCACCGACTGGAGATTCAGTCCATCGGTCGCCCCCATGCGGCCCACGGAATAGATGACGGTGGAGGCCGGGATCTCCTTTCCGCTTCGGAGCCGCACGATGACTTGCTCGTCGTCTTGTTTGTCGATGGCCACGACTTCTTCGTTCAGCCGCGGCCAGACCCCGATGCTGCGCATGTGGTACTGCAAGGCTTCGATAATCTCGGCGTCCACGAATTCCAGCAGCCGCGGCCGCCGCTCGATGAGCACGACGTGAATGCCCATGGCCGCCAGGATCGAGGCGTATTCGGTGCCGATCACGCCGCCGCCGATGATCGTGAGCGATTTCGGGAGGCGCTTGAGCGTCAGCAGGCCGTCCGTGTCGATCACGGTCTGGTCATCAAAGGGAATGTGGGACGGTCGGGCCGGCTTGGTTCCGACCGCGATCACGATGAAGTCGGCTGTGTGTTCGAGCGGATCGCCGGGACCCGGTGATCCCGGCGGTCCGCCGGCCTGGTGAATATGCAGGCAGTGGTCGTCGAAGAACCGCGCGGTCCCGAAGATCATGTCCACGCGGTTGCGCTCCATCTGATTCTGAATGACCTCCACCTCGCGCTTGATGACGTAGTTGGCGCGGAAGGTCAGGTCCTCCATCGTGATGTCGTGCTTGACGCGATAACTCTGCCCATAGAGCCCGCGCTGGTGGAAGCCGGATAGGAACAGCACCGCTTCGCGAAGGGATTTGCTCGGAATCGTGCCGGTGTTGAGGCAGACCCCTCCCACGACCTCGCGTCGGTCGATAAGGCCGACTTTTTTCCCGAGCTTGGCGGCTTGGATCGCGGCCTTTTGCCCGGCCGGCCCGCTGCCGATCACCAGCATGTCGTAGTGCGCCATAACGTTCCCGGCGGGATGCTGCGTCAATCGTCATCCGTCAATCGCATTGCGACGAAGGGAATCGCCGCTCCGCCACGTTGACGACTGACCCATGACGAGTGACGAGGACCCATCAGCTTGCGTTGATCAGCGAGCGCGCGTATCGGAATGCTTCATCCATGTCGGGGAGCTGGCCCAGGTCCGGCGTCAACTGGAGATGGCGGACGGTGTTGTCCTTGTCCACGACCATAATCGCCCGGGTCAGGATGTGCGGATCTTTCAGAAAGAGGCCGTGGGCCTTGCCGAACGCGGCCTCTCGGTAATCGGACAAGAAGGTCACATTGTTGATCTTGGCCTCCTCCGCAAAACGCTTCTGCGCGAAAGGGGTATCGACGCTGATCGTGATGAGCTCGATCATGCGGTCCAAGCCGTTGTTCTTTTCGCTCAGGTAATGGGTTTGCTGTTCACAGACCTTGGTGTCGAGCGACGGCACCACGCTGATGATGCGCACCTTGCCCTTTCCGTCCGTGCCGGCTATATGGACCAGCGACAGGTCCGGCTTGGTGACCAGCGCGTCCCGCAGTTTATCCCCCGCCTTGATCTCCGGACCGGACAAAGGCATGGCCTTTCCGAACAGGGTGACGCTGTGTCCATCCCCCGCCATGGCCGAGGCTTGGGATACCGGCAAGTTCTTATACATGAATCCCGAGTCCGCGGATTTGCCCATCCCTGCGCATCCGGTACCGGCCATGAGGAACCCGGCCGCGATCAAGGATACAGGACGAAGGTATGCAGGCACGATCATGATCCGTCGCATAAGCTGCCTCCTCTTCAATTGGTCAGGTGGAACCGGAACCGATCCCATACTGTGACGGGGTTCCGCATCATGTCAAGATTTCAGAAACGCGCGGATCGCGTGGTTGACGGTCTCCGGTTGTTCCCATTGCGGGATGTGGCCGGCGCGCGGAACCAGCACGAGGCGCGATCCGGTGATCGTCTCGGACAACGTCCGTCCGACTGCGGGCGGGAAGATCCGGTCCTCATGGCCCCAGATGATCAGCGTGGGCTGCCGGATCTCGCTCAGGCGGGGCGCGTACTGTGACTCCCACTCCGGCAAGGTCTTGCCGATGGCCAGTATCGGTCCGATGATCCCCGGCTGCCGCCGGTTGCGACCGGATCGATCGAGCACGGCGGGGGTAATCATCGACTGGTCGTAGATAATCTCCCGCAGGACTCTTTCACCGACGGAGGAGCCGAAGAGCTTGGCGCCCAACTCGGCGAACCAGGTCGGAACCGAGGAATCCAGCCCCTTGCGCACCAACGGACTGGCGAGTTGGCCCTTGATGTCGGCCGGCAAGCCGCCGATGAGCACCAATCGCTCCACCCGTTCCGGCGCGGTCAGCGCCACGGCGAGCGCCACCCCGGCCCCCATGGAATTGCCGATCAACGTGGCCTGCGGAATATTCAACTGGTCCATAAAGCCCAGGAAAAACCGCAGTACCTCCTCCGGGCGGTACTCCAACGCCGGCTTGTCGGAAAACCCGGAGCCCAGGAGATCGACCGTAATGACGCGATAGCCGTGGTGCGAGAGGACCTGCTGGTATTCCCATTGCCACAGCGATCCGCCGAATCCGTGGATCAGGATCAAGACCGGTCCGGTTCCCTGGTCAAGATAGGCCAGCCGGTACCCGTCGACTTCGACGGTCTGCACGGGTATGCGGGAGAAGGCTTCGAACCACTGGGGGATCTGCGGACTGGAACAGGATGCGAGCAAACAGAGGGCCAGGAAGGGGCAGAGGGTCAGAATGAGGGTCGGCTGGTTCACTCGACGAAATCGAGCGGGGATCGCTGTATGCCCGTGGCGCTATTCCAACTGGACGAGCGTTTCGTCCGTCTTGACGTTGTCGCCCTCGGCGGCATGGACCGCGGTGACGCGGCCGTCGATCGGGGCGGGCACCCGGCTCTCCATCTTCATGGCTTCGATGATCAGCAGGGGATCGCCGGCCTTGACAACATCGCCCACCGACACGAGCACCTTCACGACCCGGCCTGGCATGGGGGGCGCCACGTCCCCCGGCTTGAGCGGCTTGGGGCGCTTCGGTGTTTTCGAAGGTTGGCTGTCGGCCGCCTCGGGCACGCCGGCCAGCACTTCCTGGAGCGGCTCCAGCGTCACTTCCTCCAGCTTTTCATTGACGCGGATGTAATAGGGGCGCTTCCCGTCCACCTTGCGGCCGGAACCCGAGACGTGGATGTGATAGGTCTCGCCATGGACGGTGACCAGGAACTCCGCCGGCGCCAGGTGCAGCTCCGCCGCGGCGCTCGGTCCTTTTTCTGAGCGGGGCGTCAACTCCTCCGGTTTGAGCTCGCCCCGCGCCCGTTCTTCGAAGAACTCCCGCGCGATGGCGGGGAAGAGGGCGAACGACAACTGGTCTTCGAGCGTGGCAGCCGTCTCCGGCATTTCCTCGGCGAGCTTCTCCAACTCCGGCTCCAGCCGATCGGCGGGACGTCCGCGAATCGGCTCCTCGTCGCCGATGGCCTTGGCCTGGATCTCGCGATCCACGGGACCGGGGGCCTTGCCGTAGAGACCGAGGAAATAATTCTTGGTCTCGTTCGTGATGACTTGGTACCGCTCGCCGGTGAGGACGTTCAGCGTGGCCTGGGTGCCGACGATCTGGCTCGTGGGCGTCACCAGCGGCGGATAGCCCATCTCCTTCCGCACGCGCGGCACCTCGTCGAGCACTTCCTTCATGCGGTCCAGCGCGTTTTGTTCGGTGAGCTGAGCGGCCAGGTTCGACAGCATGCCCCCGGGAATCTGGGACGTGAGGATCTCGGCATCCACGCCCGTGAAGTCGCTCTCGAACTGCTGGTACTTCCGACGCACCGTCCGGAAGTGGTCGGCGATCGGCTCCAGACGGCGCAGATCGAGCCCGGTGTCGTATGGCGTCCCGCGAAGGGCGGCTACCAGCGTTTCGGTCGGCGGATGAGACGTGCCACCGGCCAACGGAGAGATGGCCGTGTCCAGCATGTCCAACCCGGCCAGGATAGCCATGAACGAGGCCATGGAAGCCATGCCGGAGGTATAGTGCGTGTGCAGATGGATCGGGACGCTGACGGAAGACTTGAGGCGCTTGACCAGCCGATAGGCCTCCAGCGGGGCCAGCAACCCCGCCATGTCCTTGATGCAGAGGGTGTCCGTCCCCATGTCCTCGAACCGCTTGGCCAGGTCCACGAAGCGGTCGAGGCTGTGGACCGGGCTGACGGTGTAGCAGATCGCGGCTTCCGCATGCTTGCCGTTGGCCTTGACCTCGCGAACCGCGCGATCGACGTTCCGCACGTCGTTCAACGCGTCGAAGATCCGAAAGACGTCGATGCCGTTGGCTGCGGACCGTTCGATGAATTTCTCCAGCACGTCGTCGGCGTAATGCCGGTACCCGACGATGTTCTGTCCCCGCAGCAGCATCTGGAGCCTAGTGTTCGGCATGGCTTCCCGCAACGCGCGCAGCCGTTCCCAGGGATCTTCCTTGAGAAAGCGCAGGCAGGTGTCGAAGGTCGCCCCGCCCCAGACCTCCAGCGACCAGTAGCCGACTGCGTCGAGCTTCTGGGCGATGGAGAGCATGTCTTCGGTCCGCATCCTGGTGGCCAGCAAGGATTGGTGGCCATCGCGCAACGCCACGTCCGTGATGTGCAGGGTCTTGCCGGGAGCGGCCTGGACGCGGAGCGGAGCGGCCTCTTCCTTGCGCGGCCGGCTTGGCCGCGCGCTGCGCGGGGTCGGACTCGGACGGGACGCCTTCTTCTTCGATGCGCGTGCCATGACGGGGTTCGGGGGAAGTCGATTAGAGTCCTTCGTGGGCGGCGATGGCGGCGGAGATGGCGAGCACCAGATCCTCCGGCTCGATCGTTTCCTCGTAATCGAGCAACTGGGGATGGGTCTCGATGTAGGAGGTATCGAATCGTCCTTCCCGGAAATCCGGGTCCTGCATGATCGCCTTCATATAGGGGATCGTCGTTTTCACGCCGCGGAGCACGTACTCCTCCAGCGACCGGTGCATGCGGCTGACGGTTTCCTCCCAGGTCCGTCCCCGGACGGTCAACTTGGCCAGCAGCGGATCGTAATAGGGGGAAATGGTGTAGTCCTTATAGACTGCGCCATCGATCCGCACGCCGATGCCTCCGGGGGAGAGATAGGCGGTCACGGTCCCGGTGCAGGGCCGGAAGTTGTTTTTCGGGTCCTCAGCATTGATCCGGCATTGAATGGCGTAGGCGATGAAGTGCACGTCCGATTGAGTCACGTCGAGCGGCTCGCCGGCGGCGATCGTGATTTGCGCCCGCACGATGTCGATGGCCGTGATCTGCTCCGTGACCGTATGCTCCACCTGCACGCGCGGATTCATCTCGATGAAATAGTAACGGCCCTCCTGATCGAGCAGAAACTCGACGGTCCCGGCATTGTCGTAATCCACCGCCTTTGCCAGTCTGGCTGCCGCGGCGCCCATTTCTTCCCGAAGAGCCGGCGTGAGGACCAGAGACGGCGCGATCTCGATCAGCTTCTGGTGGCGGCGCTGGATCGAACAGTCTCGTTCACCGAGATGAATGATGTTGCCGTGACGATCGCCCAAAATCTGAAACTCGATATGGTGGGGGCGCTCGATGTACTTTTCGATGAAGATGCTGCCATCCCCGAACGAAGCCAGGGCTTCGCGCGAGCAGGTGTCCATCTGGTCGCGGAGTTCGTCGTCGGAGCGCACCACCCGCAGCCCTCGCCCTCCTCCGCCGGCGCTGGCCTTGATGATCACGGGATAGCCGATCTTTTGCGCGAAGCGCAGCCCCTCGCGAACGTCCGAGATCCCTCCCTCGGTTCCCGGCACGATCGGCACGCCCACGCTCTCCGCCAACTTGCGGGCTTCGACCTTGTTCCCCATCAGATGAATCGCCTGGGGGGACGGTCCGATGAAGGTGAGGTCCGAGGCTTGGCACAGGCTGGCGAATTCGGCGTTCTCGGCCAGGAACCCGTACCCCGGGTGAATGGCATCCGCGCCGACCCGTTTGGCCAAGGCCACGATCTGGGGCCCGTCCAGAAAGCCTTTGACCGGTCCCGGTCCGACCTGGTAGGCCTCGTCGGCCTTTTTGACATAGATGCCGGTGGAATCGGCTTCGGAATAGATGGCGACGGTCGGGATGTTCAGTTCGCGGCACGCGCGGATGATGCGCATGGCGATCTCGCCCCGATTGGCCACCAGGATCTTCTTAAACATCTTGAACCAATAGAATATCTCTGGACGGCCCGCCGATGCGCAGGTGCCGCCCAATCTGGAAAAAAACCGGCGTAAGGTAGCATACCGGGGTAGGGAAGTCGAGAAGTTGAAGCACGGAAGAACCGATGCGGAGCGAAGGAAATTGACTGGCGGGATCGCACGTGGGAGGGCCGGACGCCGGACCCTCCCGCCAACCGGGCATCGTTACTTGCTGAGGATGAGGACGCCCTTGGATTGGGCGCTGCCCCCGCCCGCGACAACGACCACGAAGGTCATGCCGTTCTTCATGTCCGGGACGGTCGCCTCGATGGTCGAGTCGTTCACGAGGGTATATTTCACGTCGGATTTGGAGGCGGCGCTGAAGGACACGCCGTGGAAGCATTCCTTCGTGCCGAAATTCTCCCCCTTGATGGTCACCTTGTCGCCGGGCTTGACCTCGTCCGGCTCGACTTTCATGATGCGGGGCCGTTTCGATCGATCGCACACCGGGTCTTTTTGGACCTTGTTCTCATCGAACCCTTTGATCGATTCCACGTCGAACAGGGTGAAGCCCGCGCCTTCCGTCATTTGTCCCTCCTTTTCCTGCTCGGCACCCAACAGGAGCGAGGGAGCGATGAGGAGTCCTCCGAGCACCGGTCCGGCTAATGTCAAGAACATGCGCCGCATACGAATTCCTCCTTGCGTTATGATTTCGGTCGAGCACCGAGCGGAGTATAGAGTTCGTCGATGATTTTCTGGCCGGCCGCCGAGAGACAGAATTCCTCGAAGGCCTGCACGAGCGGCGGAGCCTCTTTCGCCGACAGGAGGAGCACAGGCCGACGAAGTTTGTAGCGGCCGTCCTTGACGGTCGGCTCTTCAGGTTCGACCTTGTCGATAGCCAGCAGACGGATGGCTACTCCCGAGTGCACCGCGGCCAGCGCCTGTTCCAGGGAGACATAGGAGACGGCCGAGTTCGGCGGGAGAGTGCCGACCACCTTCTTGATCACCTTGTCGTCGCGGCTGATGGTCGTGGCCGAGCTGGGAATCTTGCCCACGATGCCCAATTGCTCCTCGAACGCATCGCGCACGTTCTCGTATTTCGGCCGGTCGATCAGGAGAATTTTGGTGTCCGGCCCGCCCAATTCAGACCAGAACGAGTACTTTCCGCTGAAGAGTT
The DNA window shown above is from Nitrospira tepida and carries:
- the accC gene encoding acetyl-CoA carboxylase biotin carboxylase subunit; the encoded protein is MFKKILVANRGEIAMRIIRACRELNIPTVAIYSEADSTGIYVKKADEAYQVGPGPVKGFLDGPQIVALAKRVGADAIHPGYGFLAENAEFASLCQASDLTFIGPSPQAIHLMGNKVEARKLAESVGVPIVPGTEGGISDVREGLRFAQKIGYPVIIKASAGGGGRGLRVVRSDDELRDQMDTCSREALASFGDGSIFIEKYIERPHHIEFQILGDRHGNIIHLGERDCSIQRRHQKLIEIAPSLVLTPALREEMGAAAARLAKAVDYDNAGTVEFLLDQEGRYYFIEMNPRVQVEHTVTEQITAIDIVRAQITIAAGEPLDVTQSDVHFIAYAIQCRINAEDPKNNFRPCTGTVTAYLSPGGIGVRIDGAVYKDYTISPYYDPLLAKLTVRGRTWEETVSRMHRSLEEYVLRGVKTTIPYMKAIMQDPDFREGRFDTSYIETHPQLLDYEETIEPEDLVLAISAAIAAHEGL
- a CDS encoding IPT/TIG domain-containing protein encodes the protein MRRMFLTLAGPVLGGLLIAPSLLLGAEQEKEGQMTEGAGFTLFDVESIKGFDENKVQKDPVCDRSKRPRIMKVEPDEVKPGDKVTIKGENFGTKECFHGVSFSAASKSDVKYTLVNDSTIEATVPDMKNGMTFVVVVAGGGSAQSKGVLILSK
- a CDS encoding substrate-binding domain-containing protein, giving the protein MTPHDMQHGPTCSSGLRRRRRPVPWFPFFGHGLFPLIAALICLASFAVSSITPGLAADLRGNLTIAGNGPEQPLFESLARAFEKQYPGVYVDLLWDKNSKPAEIVRSGEAQVAVTGTADPDLRSTQIAWDGIGIVVHLSNTTKDMTWQQIGELFSGKYSFWSELGGPDTKILLIDRPKYENVRDAFEEQLGIVGKIPSSATTISRDDKVIKKVVGTLPPNSAVSYVSLEQALAAVHSGVAIRLLAIDKVEPEEPTVKDGRYKLRRPVLLLSAKEAPPLVQAFEEFCLSAAGQKIIDELYTPLGARPKS